A window from Herbaspirillum sp. meg3 encodes these proteins:
- the ftsA gene encoding cell division protein FtsA — translation MTKDAKNLIVGLDIGTSKVVAVVAEVLQDGRHEVIGLGQSESKGLKKGVVVNIEATVESIQRALEEAELMADCKIRNVYTGIAGSHIRSFNSSGMVAIKDKEVSAADVSRVIETAKAVNIPTDQQLLHTVPQEFIVDNQEDVREPIGMSGIRLEVKVHIVTGAVSAVQNIVKCVRRCGLEVSDLILQPMASADSVLTPDERELGVVLVDIGGGTTDVAVFTEGAIRHTAVIPIAGDQITNDIAMALRTPTLEAEEIKLRYGVAKQILADPTETLEVPGLGDRNPRTLSRQALAAVIEPRVEELFALVHQVVRESGYEEVLSSGIVLTGGSAMMPGMIELAEDIFLKPARLGTPEYSGQLADVVRSPRYSTVLGLLLEAKKQYLRGYIVTRQEGSVKAIWQRMKEWFLGNF, via the coding sequence ATGACAAAAGACGCAAAAAACCTGATCGTCGGTCTCGACATCGGCACCTCCAAGGTGGTGGCCGTGGTGGCGGAAGTATTGCAGGACGGACGCCACGAAGTGATCGGCCTGGGCCAGTCCGAATCCAAGGGATTGAAGAAGGGCGTGGTGGTCAACATCGAAGCCACGGTCGAATCGATCCAGCGCGCGCTGGAAGAGGCCGAGCTGATGGCGGATTGCAAGATTCGCAATGTCTATACCGGCATCGCGGGCAGTCATATCCGCAGCTTCAATTCGAGCGGCATGGTGGCCATCAAGGACAAGGAAGTCAGCGCTGCGGACGTGTCGCGCGTTATCGAAACCGCCAAGGCCGTCAACATCCCGACCGATCAGCAATTGCTGCATACCGTGCCGCAGGAATTCATCGTCGACAATCAGGAAGATGTGCGTGAACCAATCGGCATGAGCGGCATCCGACTCGAGGTAAAAGTGCACATCGTGACCGGCGCGGTGTCGGCGGTGCAGAACATTGTGAAGTGCGTGCGCCGCTGCGGTCTGGAAGTGTCCGATCTGATTCTGCAGCCGATGGCTTCTGCCGATTCCGTGCTGACCCCGGACGAGCGTGAACTGGGCGTGGTGCTGGTCGATATCGGCGGTGGCACGACAGATGTGGCGGTGTTTACCGAAGGCGCAATTCGCCACACTGCAGTGATTCCGATCGCCGGCGACCAGATCACCAACGACATCGCGATGGCCTTGCGTACGCCGACGCTGGAAGCGGAAGAAATCAAGCTGCGTTACGGCGTGGCGAAGCAAATCCTGGCGGATCCGACCGAGACGCTGGAAGTGCCGGGACTGGGTGACCGCAATCCGCGCACTTTGTCGCGCCAGGCGCTGGCGGCGGTGATCGAGCCGCGCGTGGAAGAGTTGTTTGCATTAGTGCATCAGGTGGTGCGCGAGTCCGGTTACGAAGAGGTGCTGTCGTCAGGCATCGTCCTCACCGGCGGCTCCGCGATGATGCCAGGGATGATTGAGCTGGCAGAGGACATCTTCCTCAAGCCTGCCCGACTGGGGACACCGGAATATAGCGGCCAACTGGCTGATGTGGTGCGCAGCCCACGCTATTCGACGGTTTTGGGGTTGTTGTTGGAAGCGAAAAAGCAATATCTGCGCGGGTACATCGTCACCCGACAGGAAGGTTCGGTAAAGGCAATCTGGCAGCGCATGAAGGAATGGTTTTTAGGTAATTTTTAA
- a CDS encoding cell division protein FtsQ/DivIB produces the protein MWQDVKMLNAITNALLALVLLALLASGLWWLAQRPMFTLKTIRVEGVAQEQLRRVNPLTIRASAVPRIKGNFFTADLDAVRGAFESVPWVRKAMVRREWPNKLIVTIEEHRALGTWGDDGRLLSVKGDVFTANLAEAEDDGDLLEFDGPDGSEKEVVARFDQFRDWLAPIKVVPEAVALSNRYAWTVKLDNGITVELGRAESEATLKERIARLVSVYPQLMDRLQGKKIENVDMRYPNGLALKADGLVLAALNGKKK, from the coding sequence ATGTGGCAAGACGTCAAAATGCTCAACGCAATCACCAACGCCCTGCTGGCGCTGGTGCTGCTGGCATTGCTGGCGTCCGGCCTGTGGTGGCTGGCGCAGCGGCCGATGTTCACACTCAAGACCATCCGCGTCGAAGGTGTGGCGCAGGAGCAGTTGCGCCGAGTGAATCCGCTGACGATACGCGCCAGCGCCGTGCCGCGCATCAAGGGTAATTTTTTTACGGCCGATCTGGACGCGGTGCGCGGTGCGTTCGAATCGGTGCCATGGGTGCGTAAAGCCATGGTGCGTCGCGAATGGCCGAACAAGCTGATCGTGACGATTGAAGAACATCGCGCGCTCGGTACATGGGGTGATGACGGGCGTTTGCTATCAGTCAAGGGCGATGTGTTTACCGCCAATCTGGCCGAAGCGGAAGACGATGGCGACTTGCTGGAGTTTGACGGACCGGACGGCAGCGAGAAGGAAGTGGTCGCGCGTTTCGATCAGTTCCGCGATTGGCTGGCGCCGATCAAGGTCGTGCCGGAAGCGGTGGCTTTGTCGAACCGGTATGCCTGGACCGTGAAGCTGGACAACGGCATCACGGTCGAGCTGGGACGTGCCGAAAGCGAGGCCACGCTGAAGGAAAGAATTGCCAGGCTGGTATCCGTCTATCCGCAGCTGATGGACCGCCTGCAGGGGAAGAAAATTGAAAATGTCGACATGCGCTATCCGAACGGCCTGGCGTTGAAGGCGGATGGATTGGTACTGGCTGCATTGAACGGAAAGAAAAAATAA
- a CDS encoding D-alanine--D-alanine ligase yields MAKQFGKVGVLFGGRSAEREVSLMSGEGVLKALRSKGVDAHPFDPAQRSLAELAAEKFDRVFIALHGRYGEDGTLQGALEQLGIPYTGPGVMASSIAMDKVMTKRIWIGHDLPTPRFIVLDSAATPREELRQVPDVLGLPLMLKAPHEGSTIGIAKVAGYSDMQEAFNLCAKYDAAVLAEEFVTGRELTVPVLGKGRDAKAYPVIEIRAPEGNYDYQHKYFTDDTKYLCPAPIDEALTRRVQDLAEKAYNALGCRGWSRVDFMLRASDNEPFLLEINTSPGMTSHSLVPMSAKQAGMSYEDLCCEILKSAALDLKPSDAWKPHASTDAGANVSDKG; encoded by the coding sequence ATGGCCAAACAATTCGGTAAGGTCGGCGTGCTGTTCGGCGGTCGCTCCGCCGAGCGCGAAGTCTCGCTGATGTCCGGCGAGGGCGTGTTGAAGGCCTTGCGCAGCAAGGGTGTCGACGCACATCCTTTCGATCCGGCGCAGCGCAGCCTGGCTGAACTGGCTGCAGAAAAATTTGATCGCGTCTTTATCGCGCTGCACGGTCGCTACGGCGAAGACGGTACGCTGCAAGGTGCGCTGGAGCAGCTCGGCATTCCTTACACCGGTCCCGGCGTGATGGCGTCCTCGATTGCGATGGACAAGGTCATGACCAAGCGCATCTGGATCGGCCATGACTTGCCGACGCCGCGCTTTATCGTGCTTGACAGCGCTGCTACGCCGCGCGAAGAGTTGCGTCAGGTTCCCGACGTACTCGGTTTGCCGCTGATGTTGAAGGCGCCGCACGAAGGTTCGACCATCGGTATCGCCAAAGTGGCGGGTTATTCCGACATGCAGGAGGCATTCAACCTGTGCGCCAAATACGACGCTGCTGTGTTGGCGGAAGAATTTGTCACCGGCCGCGAACTGACGGTGCCGGTGCTGGGCAAAGGACGTGATGCAAAGGCTTATCCGGTAATCGAGATCCGCGCACCCGAAGGCAATTACGACTATCAGCACAAGTATTTCACCGACGACACCAAGTATCTGTGCCCGGCGCCGATCGACGAAGCCCTGACGCGGCGCGTGCAGGATCTTGCCGAGAAGGCGTATAACGCACTCGGTTGCCGCGGCTGGTCGCGCGTGGACTTCATGCTGCGCGCGTCCGACAACGAGCCGTTCCTGCTGGAGATCAATACCTCGCCAGGCATGACCAGCCATTCGCTGGTGCCGATGTCGGCCAAGCAGGCGGGAATGAGTTACGAAGATTTGTGCTGCGAGATTTTGAAATCCGCAGCGCTGGATTTGAAGCCGTCCGACGCGTGGAAACCGCACGCTTCGACCGATGCCGGCGCCAACGTTTCGGACAAGGGATAA
- the murC gene encoding UDP-N-acetylmuramate--L-alanine ligase has product MKHRVKNIHFVGIGGSGMSGIAEVMLNLGYGVSGSDLGSNAATQRLAQLGARILYGHAADNIENADAIVTSTAVKGDNPEVLAARKKHIPIVPRAVMLGELMRLKQGIAIAGTHGKTTTTSLVASVLAQGGLDPTFVIGGRLTSAGANAKLGSGDFIVAEADESDASFLNLTPVIEVITNIDADHMETYNHDFAKLKQAFVEFTQRLPFYGVAVLCLDDPHVREIMPMISKPILTYGFHEDADIRAVDAKAVDGKMEFTVMQDGYAPMQVSLNQPGMHNVQNACAAVAIARELDVADADTQKALTEFNGVGRRFTRYGDVPLFDAAGKPAGSFTLVDDYGHHPVETAATISAARGAYPGRRLVLAFQPHRYTRTRDLFEDFVKVLSTPDVLVLAEVYSAGEQPIVAADGRALAHALRVAGKVEPVFVEDIADMPATILNVVRDGDVVMTMGAGSISGVPAKLTAQSVDAQGQGA; this is encoded by the coding sequence ATGAAACATCGGGTTAAAAATATTCATTTCGTCGGTATCGGCGGCTCCGGCATGAGCGGCATTGCCGAGGTCATGCTCAATCTGGGCTACGGCGTGTCCGGCTCGGATTTGGGCAGCAACGCGGCAACGCAGCGCCTGGCGCAGCTGGGTGCGCGCATTCTCTACGGCCACGCTGCCGACAATATTGAAAACGCCGACGCCATCGTCACCTCGACCGCGGTCAAGGGCGACAATCCGGAAGTGCTGGCGGCGCGCAAGAAACATATTCCCATCGTGCCGCGCGCGGTGATGCTGGGCGAGCTGATGCGTCTGAAGCAAGGTATCGCGATTGCCGGTACGCACGGCAAGACCACCACGACCAGTCTGGTCGCAAGCGTGCTGGCGCAAGGCGGACTGGATCCGACCTTCGTGATCGGCGGCCGCCTCACCAGCGCGGGCGCCAATGCCAAACTCGGTTCGGGCGATTTCATCGTGGCCGAAGCGGACGAGTCGGATGCGTCTTTCCTGAATCTGACACCGGTGATCGAAGTCATCACGAACATCGATGCCGATCATATGGAAACCTACAACCACGATTTCGCCAAGCTCAAGCAGGCCTTCGTCGAGTTCACCCAGCGTTTGCCGTTCTACGGCGTCGCGGTGCTGTGTCTGGATGATCCGCATGTGCGCGAGATCATGCCGATGATTTCCAAGCCTATCCTCACCTACGGCTTCCACGAAGACGCGGACATCCGCGCGGTGGACGCCAAGGCAGTCGACGGCAAGATGGAGTTCACGGTGATGCAAGACGGTTATGCGCCGATGCAGGTCAGCCTGAATCAGCCCGGTATGCATAACGTGCAGAATGCCTGCGCCGCCGTGGCGATCGCACGCGAGCTGGATGTGGCCGATGCGGACACGCAAAAGGCATTGACCGAATTCAACGGCGTTGGACGCCGCTTCACCCGCTATGGCGACGTGCCGTTGTTTGACGCCGCAGGCAAACCGGCGGGTTCATTTACGCTGGTGGATGACTACGGTCATCATCCGGTCGAGACTGCGGCGACGATTTCCGCCGCACGCGGTGCTTATCCGGGACGCCGCCTGGTATTGGCGTTCCAGCCGCATCGGTACACTCGTACGCGCGATTTGTTCGAAGACTTCGTCAAGGTGTTGTCGACGCCTGACGTGCTGGTGCTGGCTGAGGTGTATTCCGCCGGCGAGCAACCGATTGTGGCCGCCGACGGCCGTGCGCTGGCGCATGCGCTGCGCGTGGCAGGCAAGGTTGAGCCGGTGTTTGTCGAAGACATCGCCGATATGCCGGCAACGATCCTGAACGTAGTGCGTGACGGCGACGTCGTCATGACCATGGGCGCAGGCTCGATCAGCGGTGTGCCGGCAAAACTGACGGCGCAATCCGTGGATGCGCAAGGGCAGGGGGCGTGA
- the murG gene encoding undecaprenyldiphospho-muramoylpentapeptide beta-N-acetylglucosaminyltransferase, whose protein sequence is MTKRLLIMAAGTGGHIFPGLAIADTMRARGWQVSWLGTTHGMERDLVPKHGVEMDSIVFAGLRGKGVAHTVKGVWRMIASFGSCFRIIGKRHPDVVLGMGGYVTVPGGAMARLRGVPLALVNADAALLLSNKTLTPLADKVLFGFPADFGKAAGKAEVTGNPVRKEIIALGEPAPRYAAHSGPLRILVVGGSLGAKVLNDCVPAALAKLPVDQRPLVTHQSGKQHIDALRAAYAQSGVEAEVVDFIDDMPRRYADADLVICRAGAITVSELTAAGIASVLVPLVASTTSHQRDNAKWMAKSNAAVHLPQTELTPDSLAALLQTLDRPGCQKMAQAAYEQGRRNANEAIAQVLERLVKQ, encoded by the coding sequence ATGACCAAGCGTCTTCTGATCATGGCGGCGGGTACCGGCGGGCATATTTTCCCGGGCCTGGCGATTGCCGACACCATGCGCGCGCGCGGCTGGCAGGTTTCATGGCTGGGGACGACGCACGGCATGGAGCGCGACCTGGTGCCAAAACATGGCGTCGAGATGGATTCCATCGTCTTCGCCGGCCTGCGTGGCAAAGGGGTGGCGCATACCGTTAAAGGCGTGTGGCGCATGATCGCCAGCTTCGGTTCGTGCTTCCGCATCATCGGCAAGCGACACCCGGATGTGGTGTTGGGCATGGGTGGCTATGTGACGGTGCCGGGCGGCGCGATGGCGCGTTTGCGCGGCGTGCCGCTGGCGCTGGTGAATGCGGATGCCGCGCTGCTGTTGTCGAACAAGACCCTGACGCCGTTGGCTGACAAGGTGCTGTTCGGTTTTCCTGCCGATTTCGGCAAGGCTGCTGGTAAAGCAGAAGTTACCGGCAATCCGGTGCGCAAGGAAATCATCGCCCTGGGTGAACCCGCGCCGCGGTACGCCGCGCATAGCGGTCCGTTGCGGATTCTGGTGGTCGGCGGTAGCCTGGGCGCCAAAGTACTGAATGATTGTGTGCCGGCAGCGCTGGCAAAGTTGCCGGTGGATCAACGTCCGCTGGTGACGCATCAGTCAGGCAAGCAGCATATCGATGCCCTGCGTGCAGCGTATGCGCAGTCGGGTGTCGAGGCGGAAGTAGTGGATTTCATCGACGACATGCCGCGCCGCTATGCGGACGCTGATCTGGTGATCTGCCGCGCGGGTGCGATTACCGTGTCGGAATTGACCGCAGCCGGAATTGCCAGTGTGCTGGTACCGCTGGTGGCATCGACAACATCGCATCAGCGCGATAACGCCAAGTGGATGGCCAAAAGCAACGCCGCAGTCCATCTGCCGCAGACCGAGCTGACACCAGACAGCCTGGCGGCATTGCTGCAAACGTTGGATCGGCCTGGCTGCCAGAAGATGGCGCAGGCGGCGTATGAACAAGGCAGGCGCAACGCCAATGAGGCGATTGCGCAGGTGCTGGAAAGATTGGTAAAGCAATGA
- the ftsW gene encoding putative lipid II flippase FtsW, which translates to MKLTLPSITGWFGAKDEPGVRGSARASSNSGSLKGISGIEQRSRMMEYDQPLVWVVMLLMLFGMVMVYSASIALPDSPKYANYKTSYFLVRQAMFIGVSLLAGLMVFRIKIETWQKIAPYLFVATLILLALVLIPGIGKGVNGAKRWLSFKVFNLQPSELMKLFIVLYAADYTVRKQAVMHKLTKGFLPMTVAVGVVGLLLLLEPDLGAFGVIVCIAMGILFLGGINGVWFGGIGATLVGIFSLVIILSPWRRERIFAYMNPWVEENALGKAYQLSHSLIAFGRGELFGVGLGGSVEKLHYLPEAHTDFLLAVIGEELGFVGVLVVVLLFYWLIKHAFEIGRQAIALDLTFAGLTAKGIGIWIGVQTFINMGVNLGLLPTKGLTLPLMSYGGSGLLINCVGLAILLRIDYENRVLMRGGRL; encoded by the coding sequence ATGAAACTGACCCTGCCTTCGATTACCGGCTGGTTCGGCGCCAAAGATGAGCCTGGCGTGCGCGGTAGTGCGCGCGCGAGCAGCAACAGCGGCAGTCTGAAAGGCATCAGTGGTATCGAGCAGCGTTCACGCATGATGGAGTACGACCAGCCGCTGGTGTGGGTGGTCATGCTGCTGATGCTGTTCGGCATGGTCATGGTGTATTCGGCATCGATTGCGCTGCCCGATTCGCCGAAGTACGCGAATTACAAGACTTCGTATTTCCTGGTACGTCAGGCGATGTTCATCGGCGTATCGCTGTTGGCTGGCCTGATGGTGTTTCGCATCAAGATCGAGACCTGGCAAAAAATTGCGCCTTACCTGTTCGTCGCCACGCTGATCTTGTTGGCGCTGGTGTTGATTCCAGGTATCGGCAAGGGGGTCAACGGCGCCAAGCGCTGGCTGTCGTTCAAGGTATTCAACTTGCAGCCGTCTGAGCTGATGAAGCTGTTCATCGTCTTGTACGCCGCCGATTACACGGTGCGCAAACAGGCGGTGATGCATAAGCTGACCAAGGGATTTTTGCCGATGACGGTGGCGGTAGGCGTGGTCGGTTTGCTGTTGCTGTTGGAACCTGACCTCGGCGCATTCGGCGTGATCGTATGTATCGCGATGGGCATTCTGTTTTTGGGCGGCATCAACGGCGTCTGGTTTGGCGGCATCGGCGCCACGCTGGTCGGGATCTTTTCGCTGGTGATTATCTTGTCGCCATGGCGGCGCGAGCGGATTTTTGCTTACATGAATCCATGGGTGGAAGAGAACGCACTGGGCAAGGCTTATCAGTTATCGCACTCGCTGATCGCATTCGGTCGCGGCGAATTGTTTGGTGTCGGACTGGGTGGCAGCGTGGAAAAACTGCACTACCTGCCGGAAGCGCATACCGACTTTTTACTGGCGGTGATTGGCGAAGAACTGGGGTTTGTCGGCGTGCTGGTCGTGGTGCTGTTGTTCTATTGGTTGATCAAACATGCATTTGAGATTGGTCGTCAGGCAATCGCGCTGGATCTGACCTTCGCCGGTTTGACGGCCAAAGGTATCGGGATCTGGATTGGTGTGCAGACCTTCATCAACATGGGGGTGAACCTCGGCCTGTTGCCGACCAAGGGTTTGACGTTGCCGCTGATGAGCTATGGCGGCTCCGGTCTGCTGATCAACTGTGTCGGACTGGCAATTTTGCTGCGTATCGACTATGAGAATCGCGTACTGATGCGTGGGGGCCGCTTATGA
- the murD gene encoding UDP-N-acetylmuramoyl-L-alanine--D-glutamate ligase, with amino-acid sequence MNYVDKHALVLGLGESGLAMAQWLVYCGARVRVADTREEQAVAERLAVLKTVSAESEFVGGKAFAAELLDGIDFVAVSPGLAPERDLAVLSAAAAERNIPLWGEMELFAQALAALREERAYTPKVLAITGTNGKTTVTSLTGMLCRRAGLTTKVAGNISPAALDVLREALIEDAAHAIVVAAQRAEEEAAAQAEAEAAAVIAEQQAQAQAEAQAEIDAAAAKEAAAAQAAAEEASRQLELTEQAEAAESAESAEAETASPEQASAEASNASNGAEHEPSVQAAHIGLNDSLTVTVAAPNEDEDVEAAADSVDASASQEPAAEMTTEETGAESAASHDAEIVDAEDVAVSAQVSLLDEDDSTPLQLELPPPEPERVYEGILPQAWVLELSSFQLHTTYSLQADAATVLNITQDHLDWHGNMDAYTADKARIFGEKTVRVLNRDDAAVMAMAAPGATVSSFGLDEPKKAGSFGLVDENGMLWLAAAVAIEDEEKPEGRRRKKDPKEVVEQPFLLKRLMPVDALKIRGLHNASNGLAALALCRAADLPLANLLHGLRDYTGEPHRVELVMTIREVEYYDDSKGTNVGATVAALNGLGHGGKPNRLLLIAGGDGKGQDFSPLAEPLSKYGRAVFLIGRDAGAIRTAVADTGIELIDCTTLEEAVEKAADMAQGGDAVLLSPACASLDMFRNYAHRAEVFVDAVREVALSRGEVM; translated from the coding sequence ATGAATTACGTCGATAAACACGCTCTGGTACTTGGACTGGGTGAATCCGGTCTGGCGATGGCGCAGTGGCTGGTCTACTGCGGTGCGCGCGTGCGTGTGGCCGATACCCGCGAAGAGCAGGCCGTGGCGGAGCGCCTGGCCGTGCTGAAGACTGTATCGGCAGAGAGTGAATTCGTCGGCGGCAAGGCCTTTGCGGCAGAACTGCTGGACGGTATTGATTTCGTCGCCGTCAGCCCGGGCTTGGCGCCGGAGCGCGACCTGGCCGTGTTGTCTGCGGCAGCAGCAGAAAGAAATATCCCCCTGTGGGGCGAGATGGAATTGTTCGCGCAAGCCCTGGCGGCTTTGCGTGAAGAGCGCGCCTATACGCCCAAGGTGTTGGCCATCACCGGCACCAACGGCAAAACCACCGTCACCAGTCTGACCGGCATGCTATGCCGCCGTGCGGGATTGACGACCAAGGTCGCCGGCAACATCAGCCCGGCTGCATTGGATGTCTTGCGCGAAGCACTGATCGAAGATGCAGCCCACGCTATCGTGGTTGCTGCGCAACGCGCCGAAGAGGAAGCGGCAGCGCAGGCTGAGGCGGAAGCTGCTGCAGTTATCGCAGAACAACAGGCACAAGCGCAAGCTGAAGCTCAGGCAGAAATCGACGCCGCCGCCGCGAAGGAAGCCGCTGCAGCACAAGCTGCCGCGGAAGAAGCATCGCGCCAGCTGGAGCTGACTGAGCAAGCCGAGGCTGCTGAATCTGCTGAGTCTGCTGAAGCTGAAACGGCATCACCAGAACAAGCGTCTGCTGAGGCATCGAATGCATCCAACGGAGCAGAGCATGAGCCGTCGGTGCAAGCCGCTCATATTGGTCTGAATGACAGCTTGACGGTTACCGTCGCCGCGCCGAACGAGGATGAGGATGTCGAAGCCGCAGCAGATTCTGTCGATGCCTCGGCGTCGCAAGAACCCGCAGCCGAAATGACCACTGAAGAAACAGGCGCAGAGTCCGCCGCTTCACATGATGCGGAAATTGTGGACGCGGAAGATGTTGCTGTCTCAGCACAGGTTTCACTTCTCGACGAAGACGACAGCACGCCACTCCAGCTCGAATTGCCGCCACCGGAACCGGAGCGGGTGTACGAAGGCATCCTGCCGCAAGCATGGGTGCTCGAGTTGTCGAGCTTCCAGCTGCACACGACTTATAGCTTGCAGGCCGATGCCGCGACCGTACTGAACATTACGCAAGACCATCTGGACTGGCACGGCAATATGGATGCCTACACCGCCGATAAGGCGCGGATTTTCGGCGAGAAGACTGTGCGCGTACTCAATCGCGACGATGCCGCCGTGATGGCGATGGCCGCGCCCGGCGCCACCGTATCCAGTTTTGGTCTGGACGAGCCGAAGAAGGCAGGCAGTTTCGGTCTGGTTGATGAAAACGGCATGCTGTGGCTGGCCGCGGCTGTTGCAATCGAAGATGAAGAAAAACCCGAAGGCCGTCGCCGCAAGAAAGATCCGAAAGAAGTCGTCGAACAGCCTTTCCTGCTCAAGCGCCTGATGCCGGTCGATGCATTGAAGATCCGCGGTTTGCACAATGCCTCCAACGGTCTGGCCGCACTGGCATTGTGCCGTGCCGCCGATCTGCCGTTGGCGAACTTGTTGCACGGCTTGCGCGACTACACGGGCGAGCCGCATCGCGTCGAGCTGGTGATGACAATTCGCGAAGTGGAATATTACGACGACAGCAAGGGCACCAATGTCGGTGCTACCGTGGCTGCGTTGAACGGTCTCGGCCATGGCGGAAAGCCCAATCGTCTGTTGTTGATCGCCGGTGGCGATGGCAAGGGCCAGGATTTTTCGCCGCTGGCAGAGCCGTTGTCGAAATATGGTCGTGCCGTGTTCCTGATCGGTCGCGACGCCGGCGCCATTCGTACTGCAGTCGCCGACACCGGTATCGAACTGATCGATTGCACAACGCTGGAAGAAGCTGTCGAAAAAGCCGCCGACATGGCGCAAGGTGGTGACGCCGTGCTGCTGTCGCCGGCCTGCGCCAGTCTGGACATGTTCCGCAACTATGCCCATCGCGCGGAAGTCTTCGTCGACGCGGTGCGTGAAGTGGCCTTGTCGCGCGGTGAGGTGATGTGA
- the mraY gene encoding phospho-N-acetylmuramoyl-pentapeptide-transferase, whose translation MLLWLAQNFQQDFSFLRVFNFITFRAVFATLTALLIGLVAGPAVIRMLTRLKVGQAVRTDGPQTHLIKSGTPTMGGVLILIGIGISTLLWADLSNRFVWIVLIVTLGFGTIGWVDDYRKVVYKDPNGMRSREKYFWQSLIGLVAAFYLAFSVSEVSNMKVLDLFFAWVQSGFNLDLPPKADLIVPFFKTVSYPLGVWGFIALTYFVIVGTSNAVNLTDGLDGLAIMPTVLVGGALGIFAYLTGSASYAKYLFIPHIPGAGELLIFCGAMAGAGLAFLWYNAYPAQVFMGDVGALALGGALGTIAVIVRQEIVLFIMGGIFVVETLSVMIQVAYFKFTKKRYGVGKRVLLMAPLHHHYEQKGWKETQVVVRFWIITMMLVLFGLSTLKLR comes from the coding sequence ATGCTGCTTTGGCTGGCTCAGAATTTTCAGCAGGACTTCAGTTTCCTGCGCGTGTTCAACTTCATCACCTTCCGCGCCGTATTTGCGACGCTGACGGCGCTGTTGATCGGCCTCGTCGCCGGTCCGGCTGTGATTCGCATGCTGACCCGTCTCAAGGTTGGGCAGGCCGTGCGTACCGACGGCCCGCAAACGCATTTGATCAAATCCGGTACCCCCACCATGGGTGGTGTGCTGATCCTCATCGGCATCGGTATTTCGACCTTGCTGTGGGCAGACCTCAGCAACCGTTTCGTCTGGATCGTACTGATCGTGACCCTGGGCTTTGGCACCATCGGCTGGGTCGACGACTATCGCAAGGTGGTCTACAAGGATCCGAACGGCATGCGTTCGCGCGAAAAGTATTTCTGGCAATCGCTGATCGGTCTGGTGGCGGCGTTCTACCTGGCATTCTCGGTGTCCGAGGTCAGCAACATGAAGGTGCTGGATCTGTTCTTCGCCTGGGTGCAGTCGGGTTTCAATCTCGACCTGCCGCCGAAAGCTGACTTGATCGTACCGTTCTTCAAAACCGTCAGCTATCCGCTGGGCGTGTGGGGTTTCATTGCACTGACTTATTTCGTCATTGTCGGTACCAGCAACGCGGTCAATCTGACCGACGGCCTGGATGGTCTTGCGATCATGCCGACAGTGCTGGTCGGCGGTGCGTTGGGTATCTTCGCTTACCTGACCGGCAGCGCCAGTTATGCCAAATACCTGTTTATTCCGCACATTCCAGGCGCGGGCGAACTGCTGATTTTCTGCGGCGCGATGGCCGGTGCGGGTCTGGCTTTCCTCTGGTACAACGCTTACCCGGCACAAGTGTTCATGGGCGACGTCGGCGCACTGGCGCTGGGCGGCGCACTCGGCACTATCGCCGTGATCGTGCGCCAGGAAATCGTCTTGTTCATCATGGGTGGCATCTTCGTGGTGGAAACCTTGTCGGTGATGATTCAGGTGGCTTACTTCAAGTTCACCAAGAAGCGCTACGGCGTCGGCAAGCGCGTGCTGCTGATGGCGCCGCTGCATCATCACTATGAACAAAAAGGCTGGAAAGAAACACAAGTCGTGGTGCGCTTCTGGATCATCACGATGATGCTGGTGCTGTTTGGTCTGTCGACGCTGAAATTGCGTTGA